One Vidua chalybeata isolate OUT-0048 chromosome 13, bVidCha1 merged haplotype, whole genome shotgun sequence genomic window carries:
- the KIF23 gene encoding kinesin-like protein KIF23 isoform X3: MKAARARTPRRPRKATNPTQKDPVGVYCRVRPLSRADQECCIEVVNGTTVQLHPPEGFRVFRNGEYRETQYSFKEVFGTLVVQKELFDVVAKPLVEDLIRGKNGLLFTYGVTGSGKTHTMTGSPGDGGLLPRCLAMIFNSIGPFQAKRFVFKLDDKNGVDVQSEVEALLERQRREALPTPKTPAGKRQLDPEFADMIDVQDHCRAEEVDEDNVYGVFVSYIEIYNNYIYDLLEEAPCDSIKPKPPQSKILREDQNHNMYVTGCTEVEVKSTEEAFEVFWRGQKKRRIANTQLNRESSRSHSVFIIKLAQAPLDADGDNVLQEKEQITLSQLSLVDLAGSERTNRTKAEGNRLREAGNINQSLMTLRTCIEVLRENQLYGTNKMVPYRDSKLTHLFKNYFDGEGKVRMIVCVNPKAEDYEESLQVMRFAEMTQEVEVARPLDRPLCGLTPGRRLRNQAFREELSRKLELRGGPVGAGPEEPSAAELFFQSFPPLPSCELLDINDDQTLPKLIEALEQRHKMRQMLAEEFGKNVLAFKTMLQEFDSSVASKENYIQGKLAEKEKTITGQRTELERLEKKIKTLEYKIEILEKTATIYEEDKRNLQQELESKSQKLQRQASDKRRLEARLQGMVTETSLKWEKECERRVAAKQLEMQNKLWVKDEKLKQLKAIVTEPRAERPERPERPSREREREKALPRSVSPSPAPSCGDPAELGDSRVAPRVPRRSNSCSSISVASCVLEWEQRGPSCEPASIPKARNKAGAEPGSAWPSPARRRGMCWSRVLEVPRDREELEQEEDPCCRSAPVAPLRPRRSRSAGERWVDHQSQSLPFPVPIPRSHSQCPFPFSLPVPIPERSGGAAAAAAFPQCRGALGGSPVPIPAIPRSHSLFPFPVPIPVPIPRSHSPFLFPVPIPRSHSPFPFQFPFPVLIPRSHSQCPFPFSLPVPIPERSGGAAAAAAFPQCRGALGGSPVPIPAIPRSHSPFPFPFSLPVPIPERSGGAAAAAAFPQCRGALGGSPVPIPAIPHSHSLFLFPVPIPRSHSPFPFQSAPVAPLRPRRSRSAGERWVDHRPPSHVPTETLLQPRVPRAITVDAPSERALARCDRYLLTHQELASDGEIQTKLIKGDVFKTRGGGQAVQFTDIETLKQESPTGRKRRSSPSNPDPAGDAADSEWTDVETRCSVAVEMRAGSALGPGFQHHAQPKRRKP; the protein is encoded by the exons ATGAAGGCGGC TAGGGCCAGGACGCCGCGGAGGCCGCGCAAAGCCACGAACCCCACGCAGAAGGACCCGGTGGGG GTGTACTGCCGCGTGCGGCCGCTCAGCCGGGCAGACCAGGAATGCTGCATCGAGGTCGTCAACGGCACCACGGTGCAGCTCCACCCTCCCGAGGGCTTCCGCGTGTTCCGGAACGGCGAGTACCGCGAG ACCCAGTATTCCTTCAAGGAGGTCTTTGGCACGCTGGTGGTGCAGAAGGAGCTCTTTGACGTGGTGGCCAAACCTCTGGTGGAGGATCTGATCCGGGGCAAGAACG gtCTCCTGTTCACCTACGGAGTGACGGGCAGTGGGAAGACCCACACCATGACAGGTTCTCCTGGGGACGGGGGGCTCCTGCCCCGCTGCCTGGCCATGATCTTCAACAGCATCGGCCCCTTCCAGGCCAAGAGATTC gttTTTAAGCTGGATGACAAGAACGGGGTGGATGTGCAGAGCGAGGTGGAGGCTCTGCTGGAACGCCAGAGGAGAGAGGCCCTGCCCACCCCAAAAACTCCAGCTGGGAA GAGACAGCTGGATCCCGAGTTTGCCGACATGATCGACGTGCAGGATCACTGCCGGGCGGAGGAGGTGGACGAGGACAACGTCTACGGCGTCTTCGTGTCCTACATCGAGATCTACAACAACTACATCTACGACCTGCTGGAGGAGGCTCCCTGTGACTCCATCAAACCCAA ACCTCCCCAGTCCAAAATCCTTCGGGAAGACCAGAACCACAACATGTACGTGACGGGCTGCACCGAGGTGGAGGTCAAATCCACAGAGGAAGCTTTTGAAGTCTTTTGGAGAG GGCAGAAGAAGCGGCGCATCGCCAACACGCAGCTGAACCGGGAATCCAGCCGCTCCCACTCCGTGTTCATCATCAAACTGGCTCAGGCTCCTCTGGATGCTGATGGGGACAACGTGCTCCAG gaaaaggagcagatcACCCTGAGCCAGCTGTCCCTGGTGGATCTGGCGGGAAGCGAGAGGACCAACAGGACCAAAGCCGAGGGGAACAGGCTGCGGGAGGCAG gGAATATCAACCAGTCATTGATGACATTGAGGACGTGCATCGAGGTTCTGCGGGAAAACCAATTGTACGGAACAAACAAG ATGGTTCCATACAGAGATTCCAAACTGACTCATCTCTTCAAGAACTATTTCGATGGAGAAGGGAAAGTTCGGATGATCGTGTGTGTGAATCCCAAGGCTGAGGACTACGAGGAAAGCCTG CAAGTGATGCGTTTTGCAGAGATGACCCAGGAGGTGGAGGTGGCCAGGCCCCTGGACAGGCCCCTGTGCGGGCTGACCCCGGGGCGGCGCCTCCGGAACCAGGCATTCCGGGAGGAGCTCTCCCGAAAACTGGAGCTCAGGGGCGGCCCCGTGGGAGCAG GACCAGAGGAGCCGtctgctgctgagctgttcTTCCAGAGCTTCCCTCCCCTGCCTTCCTGCGAGCTCTTGGATATCAACGACGACCAAACGCTCCCAAAACTGATCGAGGCCCTGGAGCAGCGCCACAAAATGAGGCAGATGCTGGCTGAGGAATTTGGCAAAAACG TTCTTGCCTTTAAAACAATGCTGCAAGAATTTGACTCCAGTGTTGCATCCAAGGAAAATTATATCCAAGGAAAACTGGCTGAGAAGGAGAAAACCATAACGGGGCAGAGGACGGAGCTGGAACGGCTGGAGAAGAAGATTAAAACCTTGGAGTACAAG ATTGAGATTTTGGAGAAGACGGCCACGATTTACGAGGAGGACAAGAGgaacctgcagcaggagctggagagcaAGAGCCAGAAGCTGCAGCGGCAGGCGTCGGACAAGAGGAGGCTGGaggccaggctgcagggaatgGTGACCGAGACCTCCCTCAAGTGGGAGAAGGAATGT gagcgGCGGGTGGCAGCCAAGCAGCTGGAGATGCAGAACAAGCTGTGGGTgaaggatgagaagctgaagcAGCTCAAGGCCATCGTCACCGAGCCCAGAGCCGAGAGGCCAGAGAGGCCAGAGAGGCCATCCCGGGAAAGGGAGCGGGAAAAGGCTCTCCCGAGATCCGTGTCTCCTTCCCCTGCGCCC agCTGTGGTGACCCCGCTGAGCTCGGGGACAGCCGGGTGGCCCCGCGGGTGCCCAGGCGCTCCAACTcttgcagcagcatctctgtggcctcctgCGTGCTGgagtgggagcagaggggccCTTCCTGCGAGCCAGCCAGCATTCCCAAAGCCAGGAATAAAGCGGGAGCGGAGCCGGGCTCGGcctggcccagccctgccaggaggagagggatgtgctggagccGAGTGCTGGAGGTGCCCAGGGATAGAGAGGAGCTAGAGCAGGAAGAGGATCCGTGCTGCAGG AGCGCTCCGGTGGCGCCGCTGCGGCCGCGGCGTTCCCGCAGTGCCGGGGAGCGCTGGGTGGATCACCAGTCCCAATCCCTGccattccccgttcccattccccgttcccattcccagtgcccattcccattctcactccccgttcccattccaGAGCGCTCTGGTGGCGCCGCTGCGGCCGCGGCGTTCCCGCAGTGCCGGGGAGCGCTGGGTGGATCACCAGTCCCAATCCCTGccattccccgttcccattccctgttccccttccccgttcccattccaGTTCCCATTCCCCGTTCTCATTCCCCGTTCTTATTCCCAGTGCCCATTCCCCGTTCTcattccccgttcccattccaGTTCCCATTCCCCGTTCTcattccccgttcccattcccagtgcccattCCCGTTCTCActccccgttcccattccaGAGCGCTCCGGTGGCGCCGCTGCGGCCGCGGCGTTCCCGCAGTGCCGGGGAGCGCTGGGTGGATCACCAGTCCCAATCCCTGccattccccgttcccattccccgttcccattcccgttctcactccccgttcccattccaGAGCGCTCCGGTGGCGCCGCTGCGGCCGCGGCGTTCCCGCAGTGCCGGGGAGCGCTGGGTGGATCACCAGTCCCAATCCCTgccattccccattcccattccctgttctTATTCCCAGTGCCCATTCCCCGTTCTCActccccgttcccattccaGAGCGCTCCGGTGGCGCCGCTGCGGCCGCGGCGTTCCCGCAGTGCCGGGGAGCGCTGGGTGGATCACCGGCCGCCGTCGCACGTGCCCACGGAGACGCTGCTGCAGCCGCGCGTGCCCCGGGCCATCACCGTGGACGCCCCCAGCGAGCGCGCCCTGGCCAGGTGCGACCGCTACCTGCTGACCCACCAGGAGCTCGCCTCCGACGGGGAGATCCAGACCAAGCTCATCAAG GGGGACGTGTTCAAGACCAGGGGTGGGGGCCAGGCCGTGCAGTTCACGGACATCGAGACCCTCAAGCAGGAATCTCCCACCGG GCGGAAGCGCCGCTCGTCGCCTTCCAATCCCGACCCCGCCGGGGACGCCGCAGACTCGGAGTGGACGGATGTGGAAACCAGG TGTTCCGTGGCCGTGGAGATGAGGGCGGGATCGGCGCTGGGACCGGGATTCCAGCACCACGCCCAGCCCAA GCGCAGGAAACCCTga
- the KIF23 gene encoding kinesin-like protein KIF23 isoform X2, whose translation MKAAARTPRRPRKATNPTQKDPVGVYCRVRPLSRADQECCIEVVNGTTVQLHPPEGFRVFRNGEYRETQYSFKEVFGTLVVQKELFDVVAKPLVEDLIRGKNGLLFTYGVTGSGKTHTMTGSPGDGGLLPRCLAMIFNSIGPFQAKRFVFKLDDKNGVDVQSEVEALLERQRREALPTPKTPAGKRQLDPEFADMIDVQDHCRAEEVDEDNVYGVFVSYIEIYNNYIYDLLEEAPCDSIKPKWNNCNTPVRNGDFVPPQSKILREDQNHNMYVTGCTEVEVKSTEEAFEVFWRGQKKRRIANTQLNRESSRSHSVFIIKLAQAPLDADGDNVLQEKEQITLSQLSLVDLAGSERTNRTKAEGNRLREAGNINQSLMTLRTCIEVLRENQLYGTNKMVPYRDSKLTHLFKNYFDGEGKVRMIVCVNPKAEDYEESLQVMRFAEMTQEVEVARPLDRPLCGLTPGRRLRNQAFREELSRKLELRGGPVGAGPEEPSAAELFFQSFPPLPSCELLDINDDQTLPKLIEALEQRHKMRQMLAEEFGKNVLAFKTMLQEFDSSVASKENYIQGKLAEKEKTITGQRTELERLEKKIKTLEYKIEILEKTATIYEEDKRNLQQELESKSQKLQRQASDKRRLEARLQGMVTETSLKWEKECERRVAAKQLEMQNKLWVKDEKLKQLKAIVTEPRAERPERPERPSREREREKALPRSVSPSPAPSCGDPAELGDSRVAPRVPRRSNSCSSISVASCVLEWEQRGPSCEPASIPKARNKAGAEPGSAWPSPARRRGMCWSRVLEVPRDREELEQEEDPCCRSAPVAPLRPRRSRSAGERWVDHQSQSLPFPVPIPRSHSQCPFPFSLPVPIPERSGGAAAAAAFPQCRGALGGSPVPIPAIPRSHSLFPFPVPIPVPIPRSHSPFLFPVPIPRSHSPFPFQFPFPVLIPRSHSQCPFPFSLPVPIPERSGGAAAAAAFPQCRGALGGSPVPIPAIPRSHSPFPFPFSLPVPIPERSGGAAAAAAFPQCRGALGGSPVPIPAIPHSHSLFLFPVPIPRSHSPFPFQSAPVAPLRPRRSRSAGERWVDHRPPSHVPTETLLQPRVPRAITVDAPSERALARCDRYLLTHQELASDGEIQTKLIKGDVFKTRGGGQAVQFTDIETLKQESPTGRKRRSSPSNPDPAGDAADSEWTDVETRCSVAVEMRAGSALGPGFQHHAQPKRRKP comes from the exons ATGAAGGCGGC GGCCAGGACGCCGCGGAGGCCGCGCAAAGCCACGAACCCCACGCAGAAGGACCCGGTGGGG GTGTACTGCCGCGTGCGGCCGCTCAGCCGGGCAGACCAGGAATGCTGCATCGAGGTCGTCAACGGCACCACGGTGCAGCTCCACCCTCCCGAGGGCTTCCGCGTGTTCCGGAACGGCGAGTACCGCGAG ACCCAGTATTCCTTCAAGGAGGTCTTTGGCACGCTGGTGGTGCAGAAGGAGCTCTTTGACGTGGTGGCCAAACCTCTGGTGGAGGATCTGATCCGGGGCAAGAACG gtCTCCTGTTCACCTACGGAGTGACGGGCAGTGGGAAGACCCACACCATGACAGGTTCTCCTGGGGACGGGGGGCTCCTGCCCCGCTGCCTGGCCATGATCTTCAACAGCATCGGCCCCTTCCAGGCCAAGAGATTC gttTTTAAGCTGGATGACAAGAACGGGGTGGATGTGCAGAGCGAGGTGGAGGCTCTGCTGGAACGCCAGAGGAGAGAGGCCCTGCCCACCCCAAAAACTCCAGCTGGGAA GAGACAGCTGGATCCCGAGTTTGCCGACATGATCGACGTGCAGGATCACTGCCGGGCGGAGGAGGTGGACGAGGACAACGTCTACGGCGTCTTCGTGTCCTACATCGAGATCTACAACAACTACATCTACGACCTGCTGGAGGAGGCTCCCTGTGACTCCATCAAACCCAA GTGGAACAATTGCAACACTCCTGTGAGAAATGGAGACTTTGT ACCTCCCCAGTCCAAAATCCTTCGGGAAGACCAGAACCACAACATGTACGTGACGGGCTGCACCGAGGTGGAGGTCAAATCCACAGAGGAAGCTTTTGAAGTCTTTTGGAGAG GGCAGAAGAAGCGGCGCATCGCCAACACGCAGCTGAACCGGGAATCCAGCCGCTCCCACTCCGTGTTCATCATCAAACTGGCTCAGGCTCCTCTGGATGCTGATGGGGACAACGTGCTCCAG gaaaaggagcagatcACCCTGAGCCAGCTGTCCCTGGTGGATCTGGCGGGAAGCGAGAGGACCAACAGGACCAAAGCCGAGGGGAACAGGCTGCGGGAGGCAG gGAATATCAACCAGTCATTGATGACATTGAGGACGTGCATCGAGGTTCTGCGGGAAAACCAATTGTACGGAACAAACAAG ATGGTTCCATACAGAGATTCCAAACTGACTCATCTCTTCAAGAACTATTTCGATGGAGAAGGGAAAGTTCGGATGATCGTGTGTGTGAATCCCAAGGCTGAGGACTACGAGGAAAGCCTG CAAGTGATGCGTTTTGCAGAGATGACCCAGGAGGTGGAGGTGGCCAGGCCCCTGGACAGGCCCCTGTGCGGGCTGACCCCGGGGCGGCGCCTCCGGAACCAGGCATTCCGGGAGGAGCTCTCCCGAAAACTGGAGCTCAGGGGCGGCCCCGTGGGAGCAG GACCAGAGGAGCCGtctgctgctgagctgttcTTCCAGAGCTTCCCTCCCCTGCCTTCCTGCGAGCTCTTGGATATCAACGACGACCAAACGCTCCCAAAACTGATCGAGGCCCTGGAGCAGCGCCACAAAATGAGGCAGATGCTGGCTGAGGAATTTGGCAAAAACG TTCTTGCCTTTAAAACAATGCTGCAAGAATTTGACTCCAGTGTTGCATCCAAGGAAAATTATATCCAAGGAAAACTGGCTGAGAAGGAGAAAACCATAACGGGGCAGAGGACGGAGCTGGAACGGCTGGAGAAGAAGATTAAAACCTTGGAGTACAAG ATTGAGATTTTGGAGAAGACGGCCACGATTTACGAGGAGGACAAGAGgaacctgcagcaggagctggagagcaAGAGCCAGAAGCTGCAGCGGCAGGCGTCGGACAAGAGGAGGCTGGaggccaggctgcagggaatgGTGACCGAGACCTCCCTCAAGTGGGAGAAGGAATGT gagcgGCGGGTGGCAGCCAAGCAGCTGGAGATGCAGAACAAGCTGTGGGTgaaggatgagaagctgaagcAGCTCAAGGCCATCGTCACCGAGCCCAGAGCCGAGAGGCCAGAGAGGCCAGAGAGGCCATCCCGGGAAAGGGAGCGGGAAAAGGCTCTCCCGAGATCCGTGTCTCCTTCCCCTGCGCCC agCTGTGGTGACCCCGCTGAGCTCGGGGACAGCCGGGTGGCCCCGCGGGTGCCCAGGCGCTCCAACTcttgcagcagcatctctgtggcctcctgCGTGCTGgagtgggagcagaggggccCTTCCTGCGAGCCAGCCAGCATTCCCAAAGCCAGGAATAAAGCGGGAGCGGAGCCGGGCTCGGcctggcccagccctgccaggaggagagggatgtgctggagccGAGTGCTGGAGGTGCCCAGGGATAGAGAGGAGCTAGAGCAGGAAGAGGATCCGTGCTGCAGG AGCGCTCCGGTGGCGCCGCTGCGGCCGCGGCGTTCCCGCAGTGCCGGGGAGCGCTGGGTGGATCACCAGTCCCAATCCCTGccattccccgttcccattccccgttcccattcccagtgcccattcccattctcactccccgttcccattccaGAGCGCTCTGGTGGCGCCGCTGCGGCCGCGGCGTTCCCGCAGTGCCGGGGAGCGCTGGGTGGATCACCAGTCCCAATCCCTGccattccccgttcccattccctgttccccttccccgttcccattccaGTTCCCATTCCCCGTTCTCATTCCCCGTTCTTATTCCCAGTGCCCATTCCCCGTTCTcattccccgttcccattccaGTTCCCATTCCCCGTTCTcattccccgttcccattcccagtgcccattCCCGTTCTCActccccgttcccattccaGAGCGCTCCGGTGGCGCCGCTGCGGCCGCGGCGTTCCCGCAGTGCCGGGGAGCGCTGGGTGGATCACCAGTCCCAATCCCTGccattccccgttcccattccccgttcccattcccgttctcactccccgttcccattccaGAGCGCTCCGGTGGCGCCGCTGCGGCCGCGGCGTTCCCGCAGTGCCGGGGAGCGCTGGGTGGATCACCAGTCCCAATCCCTgccattccccattcccattccctgttctTATTCCCAGTGCCCATTCCCCGTTCTCActccccgttcccattccaGAGCGCTCCGGTGGCGCCGCTGCGGCCGCGGCGTTCCCGCAGTGCCGGGGAGCGCTGGGTGGATCACCGGCCGCCGTCGCACGTGCCCACGGAGACGCTGCTGCAGCCGCGCGTGCCCCGGGCCATCACCGTGGACGCCCCCAGCGAGCGCGCCCTGGCCAGGTGCGACCGCTACCTGCTGACCCACCAGGAGCTCGCCTCCGACGGGGAGATCCAGACCAAGCTCATCAAG GGGGACGTGTTCAAGACCAGGGGTGGGGGCCAGGCCGTGCAGTTCACGGACATCGAGACCCTCAAGCAGGAATCTCCCACCGG GCGGAAGCGCCGCTCGTCGCCTTCCAATCCCGACCCCGCCGGGGACGCCGCAGACTCGGAGTGGACGGATGTGGAAACCAGG TGTTCCGTGGCCGTGGAGATGAGGGCGGGATCGGCGCTGGGACCGGGATTCCAGCACCACGCCCAGCCCAA GCGCAGGAAACCCTga
- the KIF23 gene encoding kinesin-like protein KIF23 isoform X1, with product MKAARARTPRRPRKATNPTQKDPVGVYCRVRPLSRADQECCIEVVNGTTVQLHPPEGFRVFRNGEYRETQYSFKEVFGTLVVQKELFDVVAKPLVEDLIRGKNGLLFTYGVTGSGKTHTMTGSPGDGGLLPRCLAMIFNSIGPFQAKRFVFKLDDKNGVDVQSEVEALLERQRREALPTPKTPAGKRQLDPEFADMIDVQDHCRAEEVDEDNVYGVFVSYIEIYNNYIYDLLEEAPCDSIKPKWNNCNTPVRNGDFVPPQSKILREDQNHNMYVTGCTEVEVKSTEEAFEVFWRGQKKRRIANTQLNRESSRSHSVFIIKLAQAPLDADGDNVLQEKEQITLSQLSLVDLAGSERTNRTKAEGNRLREAGNINQSLMTLRTCIEVLRENQLYGTNKMVPYRDSKLTHLFKNYFDGEGKVRMIVCVNPKAEDYEESLQVMRFAEMTQEVEVARPLDRPLCGLTPGRRLRNQAFREELSRKLELRGGPVGAGPEEPSAAELFFQSFPPLPSCELLDINDDQTLPKLIEALEQRHKMRQMLAEEFGKNVLAFKTMLQEFDSSVASKENYIQGKLAEKEKTITGQRTELERLEKKIKTLEYKIEILEKTATIYEEDKRNLQQELESKSQKLQRQASDKRRLEARLQGMVTETSLKWEKECERRVAAKQLEMQNKLWVKDEKLKQLKAIVTEPRAERPERPERPSREREREKALPRSVSPSPAPSCGDPAELGDSRVAPRVPRRSNSCSSISVASCVLEWEQRGPSCEPASIPKARNKAGAEPGSAWPSPARRRGMCWSRVLEVPRDREELEQEEDPCCRSAPVAPLRPRRSRSAGERWVDHQSQSLPFPVPIPRSHSQCPFPFSLPVPIPERSGGAAAAAAFPQCRGALGGSPVPIPAIPRSHSLFPFPVPIPVPIPRSHSPFLFPVPIPRSHSPFPFQFPFPVLIPRSHSQCPFPFSLPVPIPERSGGAAAAAAFPQCRGALGGSPVPIPAIPRSHSPFPFPFSLPVPIPERSGGAAAAAAFPQCRGALGGSPVPIPAIPHSHSLFLFPVPIPRSHSPFPFQSAPVAPLRPRRSRSAGERWVDHRPPSHVPTETLLQPRVPRAITVDAPSERALARCDRYLLTHQELASDGEIQTKLIKGDVFKTRGGGQAVQFTDIETLKQESPTGRKRRSSPSNPDPAGDAADSEWTDVETRCSVAVEMRAGSALGPGFQHHAQPKRRKP from the exons ATGAAGGCGGC TAGGGCCAGGACGCCGCGGAGGCCGCGCAAAGCCACGAACCCCACGCAGAAGGACCCGGTGGGG GTGTACTGCCGCGTGCGGCCGCTCAGCCGGGCAGACCAGGAATGCTGCATCGAGGTCGTCAACGGCACCACGGTGCAGCTCCACCCTCCCGAGGGCTTCCGCGTGTTCCGGAACGGCGAGTACCGCGAG ACCCAGTATTCCTTCAAGGAGGTCTTTGGCACGCTGGTGGTGCAGAAGGAGCTCTTTGACGTGGTGGCCAAACCTCTGGTGGAGGATCTGATCCGGGGCAAGAACG gtCTCCTGTTCACCTACGGAGTGACGGGCAGTGGGAAGACCCACACCATGACAGGTTCTCCTGGGGACGGGGGGCTCCTGCCCCGCTGCCTGGCCATGATCTTCAACAGCATCGGCCCCTTCCAGGCCAAGAGATTC gttTTTAAGCTGGATGACAAGAACGGGGTGGATGTGCAGAGCGAGGTGGAGGCTCTGCTGGAACGCCAGAGGAGAGAGGCCCTGCCCACCCCAAAAACTCCAGCTGGGAA GAGACAGCTGGATCCCGAGTTTGCCGACATGATCGACGTGCAGGATCACTGCCGGGCGGAGGAGGTGGACGAGGACAACGTCTACGGCGTCTTCGTGTCCTACATCGAGATCTACAACAACTACATCTACGACCTGCTGGAGGAGGCTCCCTGTGACTCCATCAAACCCAA GTGGAACAATTGCAACACTCCTGTGAGAAATGGAGACTTTGT ACCTCCCCAGTCCAAAATCCTTCGGGAAGACCAGAACCACAACATGTACGTGACGGGCTGCACCGAGGTGGAGGTCAAATCCACAGAGGAAGCTTTTGAAGTCTTTTGGAGAG GGCAGAAGAAGCGGCGCATCGCCAACACGCAGCTGAACCGGGAATCCAGCCGCTCCCACTCCGTGTTCATCATCAAACTGGCTCAGGCTCCTCTGGATGCTGATGGGGACAACGTGCTCCAG gaaaaggagcagatcACCCTGAGCCAGCTGTCCCTGGTGGATCTGGCGGGAAGCGAGAGGACCAACAGGACCAAAGCCGAGGGGAACAGGCTGCGGGAGGCAG gGAATATCAACCAGTCATTGATGACATTGAGGACGTGCATCGAGGTTCTGCGGGAAAACCAATTGTACGGAACAAACAAG ATGGTTCCATACAGAGATTCCAAACTGACTCATCTCTTCAAGAACTATTTCGATGGAGAAGGGAAAGTTCGGATGATCGTGTGTGTGAATCCCAAGGCTGAGGACTACGAGGAAAGCCTG CAAGTGATGCGTTTTGCAGAGATGACCCAGGAGGTGGAGGTGGCCAGGCCCCTGGACAGGCCCCTGTGCGGGCTGACCCCGGGGCGGCGCCTCCGGAACCAGGCATTCCGGGAGGAGCTCTCCCGAAAACTGGAGCTCAGGGGCGGCCCCGTGGGAGCAG GACCAGAGGAGCCGtctgctgctgagctgttcTTCCAGAGCTTCCCTCCCCTGCCTTCCTGCGAGCTCTTGGATATCAACGACGACCAAACGCTCCCAAAACTGATCGAGGCCCTGGAGCAGCGCCACAAAATGAGGCAGATGCTGGCTGAGGAATTTGGCAAAAACG TTCTTGCCTTTAAAACAATGCTGCAAGAATTTGACTCCAGTGTTGCATCCAAGGAAAATTATATCCAAGGAAAACTGGCTGAGAAGGAGAAAACCATAACGGGGCAGAGGACGGAGCTGGAACGGCTGGAGAAGAAGATTAAAACCTTGGAGTACAAG ATTGAGATTTTGGAGAAGACGGCCACGATTTACGAGGAGGACAAGAGgaacctgcagcaggagctggagagcaAGAGCCAGAAGCTGCAGCGGCAGGCGTCGGACAAGAGGAGGCTGGaggccaggctgcagggaatgGTGACCGAGACCTCCCTCAAGTGGGAGAAGGAATGT gagcgGCGGGTGGCAGCCAAGCAGCTGGAGATGCAGAACAAGCTGTGGGTgaaggatgagaagctgaagcAGCTCAAGGCCATCGTCACCGAGCCCAGAGCCGAGAGGCCAGAGAGGCCAGAGAGGCCATCCCGGGAAAGGGAGCGGGAAAAGGCTCTCCCGAGATCCGTGTCTCCTTCCCCTGCGCCC agCTGTGGTGACCCCGCTGAGCTCGGGGACAGCCGGGTGGCCCCGCGGGTGCCCAGGCGCTCCAACTcttgcagcagcatctctgtggcctcctgCGTGCTGgagtgggagcagaggggccCTTCCTGCGAGCCAGCCAGCATTCCCAAAGCCAGGAATAAAGCGGGAGCGGAGCCGGGCTCGGcctggcccagccctgccaggaggagagggatgtgctggagccGAGTGCTGGAGGTGCCCAGGGATAGAGAGGAGCTAGAGCAGGAAGAGGATCCGTGCTGCAGG AGCGCTCCGGTGGCGCCGCTGCGGCCGCGGCGTTCCCGCAGTGCCGGGGAGCGCTGGGTGGATCACCAGTCCCAATCCCTGccattccccgttcccattccccgttcccattcccagtgcccattcccattctcactccccgttcccattccaGAGCGCTCTGGTGGCGCCGCTGCGGCCGCGGCGTTCCCGCAGTGCCGGGGAGCGCTGGGTGGATCACCAGTCCCAATCCCTGccattccccgttcccattccctgttccccttccccgttcccattccaGTTCCCATTCCCCGTTCTCATTCCCCGTTCTTATTCCCAGTGCCCATTCCCCGTTCTcattccccgttcccattccaGTTCCCATTCCCCGTTCTcattccccgttcccattcccagtgcccattCCCGTTCTCActccccgttcccattccaGAGCGCTCCGGTGGCGCCGCTGCGGCCGCGGCGTTCCCGCAGTGCCGGGGAGCGCTGGGTGGATCACCAGTCCCAATCCCTGccattccccgttcccattccccgttcccattcccgttctcactccccgttcccattccaGAGCGCTCCGGTGGCGCCGCTGCGGCCGCGGCGTTCCCGCAGTGCCGGGGAGCGCTGGGTGGATCACCAGTCCCAATCCCTgccattccccattcccattccctgttctTATTCCCAGTGCCCATTCCCCGTTCTCActccccgttcccattccaGAGCGCTCCGGTGGCGCCGCTGCGGCCGCGGCGTTCCCGCAGTGCCGGGGAGCGCTGGGTGGATCACCGGCCGCCGTCGCACGTGCCCACGGAGACGCTGCTGCAGCCGCGCGTGCCCCGGGCCATCACCGTGGACGCCCCCAGCGAGCGCGCCCTGGCCAGGTGCGACCGCTACCTGCTGACCCACCAGGAGCTCGCCTCCGACGGGGAGATCCAGACCAAGCTCATCAAG GGGGACGTGTTCAAGACCAGGGGTGGGGGCCAGGCCGTGCAGTTCACGGACATCGAGACCCTCAAGCAGGAATCTCCCACCGG GCGGAAGCGCCGCTCGTCGCCTTCCAATCCCGACCCCGCCGGGGACGCCGCAGACTCGGAGTGGACGGATGTGGAAACCAGG TGTTCCGTGGCCGTGGAGATGAGGGCGGGATCGGCGCTGGGACCGGGATTCCAGCACCACGCCCAGCCCAA GCGCAGGAAACCCTga